In Pyrus communis chromosome 1, drPyrComm1.1, whole genome shotgun sequence, the following are encoded in one genomic region:
- the LOC137744855 gene encoding protein SLENDER RICE1-LIKE 1-like: MGPYGSTTCSGVSSSASSSSSSSVTKPPADIDGCLADAGYKVRSSDLRHVAQRLERLETVMVNSPGDLSHLASDAVLYNPSDLATWVDSLLTEFNHQPLISLPSDLDFSDGAVINNPAALPRETWTDNSAVIAAAPQQNHNQLTVVTAMEEDSGIRLVHLLVTCAESVQRGDLALAGSLIENMQALLTRVNTSCGIGKVAGYFIDALSRRIFSPQTVGSASGSVHENELLYHYFYEACPYLKFAHFTANQAILEAFDGHDCVHVIDFNLMHGLQWPALIQALALRPGGPPLLRLTGIGPPSPDGRDSLREIGLRLAELARSVNVGFAFRGVAASRLEDVKPWMLQVSPKEAVAVNSIMQLHRLLGSDTNRNSPIEMVLSWIRNLNPKIVAVVEQEADHNKPGFLDRFTEALYYYSNMFDSLEACAMQPEKALAEIYIQREICNVVCCEGAARIERHEPLDKWRTRLEQAGFRPLHLGSNAYKQASMLLTLFSAEGYRVEENQGCLTLGWHNRPLIAASGWQVMSIPEATTNQQAVGIINQNNNPNHI; this comes from the coding sequence ATGGGGCCGTACGGTTCCACCACCTGCTCCGGCGTCAGCAGCAGCGccagctcctcctcctcctcctccgtcACCAAACCCCCCGCCGACATCGATGGCTGTTTGGCCGATGCCGGATACAAGGTCCGCTCCTCTGATCTGCGACACGTCGCCCAGCGCCTCGAGCGGCTTGAGACCGTCATGGTCAACTCCCCCGGCGACCTCTCCCACCTCGCCTCCGACGCCGTCCTCTACAACCCCTCCGACCTCGCCACCTGGGTCGACTCCCTCCTCACCGAGTTCAACCACCAGCCCCTCATCTCTCTCCCCTCAGATCTCGACTTCTCCGACGGCGCCGTCATCAATAATCCCGCCGCCCTCCCCCGCGAAACATGGACCGATAATTCCGCCGTCATCGCCGCCGCGCCGCAGCAGAACCACAACCAGCTCACCGTCGTCACCGCCATGGAAGAAGATTCGGGGATTAGGCTGGTCCACTTGCTTGTCACGTGCGCCGAATCCGTCCAGCGTGGCGACCTAGCATTGGCCGGCTCCCTGATCGAGAACATGCAGGCTCTGTTGACACGTGTCAACACCAGCTGTGGCATCGGGAAGGTCGCCGGGTACTTCATCGACGCCCTCAGCCGCCGAATCTTCTCGCCGCAGACCGTCGGCTCGGCTTCCGGCTCGGTTCACGAGAATGAGCTTCTCTACCACTACTTCTACGAGGCCTGCCCCTATCTCAAATTCGCGCACTTCACCGCCAATCAGGCCATCCTGGAAGCATTCGACGGTCACGATTGCGTCCACGTCATCGACTTCAACTTAATGCACGGCCTCCAATGGCCAGCCCTTATTCAGGCCCTAGCACTCCGCCCCGGTGGGCCCCCCCTGCTTCGGTTGACCGGCATTGGACCGCCGTCCCCGGACGGGCGCGACTCGCTGAGAGAAATCGGCCTCCGACTCGCCGAGTTGGCCCGGTCCGTCAACGTCGGCTTCGCTTTCCGCGGCGTGGCGGCTTCGAGGCTCGAGGACGTGAAGCCGTGGATGCTCCAGGTGAGTCCGAAGGAGGCGGTGGCGGTGAATTCTATCATGCAGCTGCACCGGCTGCTCGGATCCGATACGAACCGGAATTCCCCAATCGAGATGGTGCTGTCCTGGATCCGGAACCTCAACCCGAAGATCGTGGCGGTTGTGGAGCAGGAAGCGGACCATAACAAACCCGGTTTTCTGGACCGGTTCACGGAGGCGCTGTACTACTACTCGAACATGTTCGACTCGCTGGAGGCTTGCGCGATGCAGCCGGAGAAGGCTTTGGCGGAGATTTACATACAGAGGGAGATATGCAACGTTGTGTGCTGCGAAGGAGCGGCTCGAATCGAGAGGCACGAGCCACTGGACAAGTGGCGGACCCGGCTCGAGCAAGCCGGGTTCAGGCCGCTCCACTTGGGGTCGAATGCGTATAAGCAGGCGAGTATGCTTCTTACTCTCTTCTCGGCTGAAGGGTACCGCGTGGAGGAGAACCAAGGCTGCCTCACTCTCGGTTGGCACAACCGTCCTCTCATCGCGGCTTCGGGCTGGCAAGTGATGTCTATACCCGAAGCCACGACCAACCAACAAGCGGTTGGAATTATTAATCAGAATAATAATCCCAATCATATCTGA